The window ATGGATATGTTCATGCGTGATGAAAATTACTCAAGGATTTCAAGCACAGCGCGTTTATGCTCTTTAGAAGCTGCTGCGTGTACCAGCGTGCGGATTGAACGGGCAGTTCTGCCTTCTTTACCAATAACTTTTCCAAGATCTTCCGGAGCAACACGAAGTTCAAT is drawn from Candidatus Babeliales bacterium and contains these coding sequences:
- a CDS encoding KH domain-containing protein, translating into IELRVAPEDLGKVIGKEGRTARSIRTLVHAAASKEHKRAVLEILE